The Henckelia pumila isolate YLH828 chromosome 2, ASM3356847v2, whole genome shotgun sequence genome includes a window with the following:
- the LOC140885146 gene encoding vicianin hydrolase-like has protein sequence MQSYTLELEAKVAKFREINPELQKNQTGVGSFFVYPEELHKLLVYFKDTYNEPKINITEKGSLRLIQAVVPLMESRKKGK, from the exons ATGCAGTCCTATACGCTGGAATTGGAAGCAAAAGTGGCAAAGTTCCGAGAAATAAACCCGGAGTTGCAGAAAAACCAG ACTGGAGTTGGTTCCTTCTTCGTGTACCCGGAAGAACTACATAAGCTTCTAGTCTACTTCAAGGATACCTACAACGAGccaaaaattaatattacaGAAAAAG GTTCTTTGAGGTTAATTCAAGCTGTAGTTCCTCTCATGGAATCTAGGAAAAAGGGGAAGTAA